In a genomic window of bacterium:
- a CDS encoding DUF393 domain-containing protein, with product MAGATATGVATLFYDGGCGLCHRAVRFVLARDRTGRAFRFAPLHGETFDALVPPAARATLPDSIVLRTPDGALHVRSAALRAIGRMLGGPWSVLAAAAGVLPTRVLDAAYDAVARVRHRLFAPPPDACPVLPPALRARFDP from the coding sequence GTGGCGGGCGCGACGGCGACGGGCGTCGCCACGCTGTTCTACGACGGCGGATGCGGCCTCTGTCATCGCGCGGTGCGCTTCGTGCTCGCCCGCGACCGCACCGGGCGCGCCTTCCGCTTCGCGCCGCTCCACGGCGAGACCTTCGACGCCCTCGTGCCGCCCGCCGCCCGCGCGACGCTGCCCGACAGCATCGTGCTGCGGACGCCGGACGGCGCGCTGCACGTGCGCAGCGCCGCGCTGCGTGCGATCGGCCGGATGCTCGGCGGACCCTGGAGCGTCCTCGCCGCCGCCGCGGGCGTGCTGCCGACGCGCGTTCTCGACGCCGCGTACGACGCGGTCGCGCGCGTGCGCCACCGCCTGTTCGCACCGCCGCCGGACGCGTGTCCCGTGCTGCCGCCGGCGCTGCGCGCGCGCTTCGACCCGTAG
- the hflK gene encoding FtsH protease activity modulator HflK gives MPDRFPGEWPPRRPPPGGDPFAELRDLWTQIRARIPGGGGGGGGRGGVVPSFGFGVNPFLVLALVVAAWLLTGIYIVRPDERGVVLRFGQVVRETEPGPHYHLPWPIEQVLRPSVTAIRKEEVGFRTLSAGPPADYREVPAEALMLTGDENIVKLEFIVQYKVRADATGTTDFLFNVRDPQETVRAVGEAAMREVVGRTKIDDALTEGKERVQLDAQKTMQDVLNRYGTGVEVVTVKLQDVDPPNQVSDAFKDVISAQQDKERLINEARGYANDVVPRARGVAAQLINEAEAYREAKVREAAGSAQRFVAVQEAYATAPDVTRRRLYLETMEQILPNMNKIVMDDLSGKQAVPYLPLEPLLRKPSTSSGAAP, from the coding sequence ATGCCCGACCGCTTCCCAGGCGAGTGGCCCCCGCGTCGTCCCCCGCCGGGTGGCGACCCCTTCGCCGAGCTGCGTGATCTGTGGACGCAGATCCGGGCTCGCATCCCCGGCGGCGGGGGCGGTGGCGGCGGCCGTGGCGGGGTCGTTCCGAGCTTCGGATTCGGCGTGAACCCGTTCCTGGTCCTGGCCCTCGTCGTCGCCGCCTGGCTGCTCACCGGCATCTACATCGTTCGCCCCGACGAGCGCGGCGTCGTGTTGCGCTTCGGCCAGGTCGTGCGCGAGACGGAGCCCGGCCCGCACTACCACCTGCCGTGGCCCATCGAGCAGGTGCTGCGCCCGAGCGTCACCGCCATCCGCAAGGAGGAGGTGGGCTTCCGCACCCTCTCCGCCGGCCCGCCCGCCGACTACCGCGAGGTGCCCGCCGAGGCGCTGATGCTGACCGGCGACGAGAACATCGTGAAGCTCGAGTTCATCGTCCAGTACAAGGTCCGCGCCGACGCCACCGGCACCACCGACTTCCTCTTCAACGTGCGCGATCCCCAGGAGACCGTGCGCGCCGTGGGCGAGGCGGCGATGCGCGAGGTCGTCGGACGCACGAAGATCGACGACGCGCTCACCGAGGGCAAGGAGCGCGTCCAGCTCGACGCCCAGAAGACCATGCAGGACGTCCTCAACCGCTATGGAACGGGCGTCGAGGTCGTCACCGTGAAGCTGCAGGACGTCGACCCGCCGAACCAGGTGTCCGACGCCTTCAAAGACGTGATCAGCGCGCAGCAGGACAAGGAGCGGCTCATCAACGAGGCTCGCGGCTACGCCAACGACGTCGTGCCGCGTGCCCGCGGCGTCGCGGCCCAGCTGATCAACGAGGCCGAGGCCTACCGCGAGGCGAAGGTGCGCGAGGCCGCCGGCTCCGCGCAGCGCTTCGTCGCCGTGCAGGAGGCCTACGCAACGGCCCCGGACGTGACACGACGGCGGCTCTATCTCGAGACCATGGAGCAGATACTGCCGAACATGAACAAGATCGTGATGGACGATCTGTCGGGGAAGCAGGCGGTGCCGTATCTCCCGCTCGAGCCGCTTTTGCGCAAGCCGAGCACGTCCAGTGGAGCTGCGCCCTGA
- a CDS encoding DUF2333 family protein, whose amino-acid sequence MGASQASRGQAAVAIPVVVLLLILIVPLVLHFTQKRHDVLPMSVTAEYPRERPIVSGEVFGTTVAAIMDHELNGGTGWRPNDFVLWGPSAMADNNANRQLGILQAIRESTRVLKDHLTKVSATEFDPNLVVADTAFRNDATRFWLPSAESKFREGTAAMRAYVAGLRTTPPTSKPIARRNAELIRLFQSWTDLLGDAHGMLYRDRESDGGSIPPWRTDDYFYYAQGMAHVLHHLTLATAREYEQEIASRAELQQLFTEVADALGRAAVLKPVVVLDGGPASVIANHRRNLDVYIVEARQKMFSIRDELEK is encoded by the coding sequence ATGGGCGCTTCGCAGGCGAGCCGCGGCCAGGCGGCGGTGGCGATTCCGGTCGTCGTGCTGCTGCTGATCCTGATCGTGCCGCTGGTCCTGCACTTCACGCAGAAGCGCCACGACGTGCTGCCGATGTCGGTGACGGCGGAGTACCCGCGCGAGCGGCCGATCGTGAGCGGCGAGGTGTTCGGCACCACCGTCGCCGCGATCATGGATCACGAGCTGAACGGCGGCACCGGCTGGCGCCCCAACGACTTCGTCCTGTGGGGGCCGTCGGCGATGGCCGACAACAACGCCAACCGCCAGCTCGGCATCCTCCAGGCGATCCGCGAGAGCACGCGCGTGCTGAAGGACCATCTCACCAAGGTGTCCGCGACCGAGTTCGATCCCAACCTCGTGGTCGCCGACACCGCCTTCCGCAACGACGCCACCCGCTTCTGGCTGCCGTCGGCCGAGAGCAAGTTCCGCGAGGGCACGGCGGCGATGCGCGCCTACGTCGCCGGCCTGCGGACGACGCCGCCCACCTCGAAGCCGATCGCGCGCCGCAACGCCGAGCTGATCCGCCTCTTCCAGTCCTGGACCGATCTCCTGGGCGACGCCCACGGCATGCTCTATCGCGACCGCGAGAGCGACGGCGGGAGCATCCCGCCGTGGCGCACCGACGACTACTTCTACTACGCGCAGGGCATGGCCCACGTGCTGCACCATCTCACGCTCGCGACCGCGCGCGAGTACGAGCAGGAGATCGCGAGCCGGGCCGAGCTCCAGCAGCTGTTCACCGAGGTCGCCGACGCGCTCGGCCGGGCGGCGGTCCTGAAGCCCGTCGTCGTGCTCGACGGCGGGCCCGCGAGCGTGATCGCGAACCATCGCCGCAACCTCGACGTCTACATCGTCGAGGCGCGCCAGAAGATGTTCTCGATCCGCGACGAGCTCGAGAAGTAG
- the fabG gene encoding 3-oxoacyl-ACP reductase FabG, with product MRLAGKVALVTGAGQGLGEAIAQRLAREGAAVMVNDLRDETAGRTAEAIRAAGGRAAVFAGSVTDPAVVTALVERTVAELGGLDVLVNNAGITRDKLLRDLTIEDFDAVLNLNLRATFLVCKAATPHMVKKGWGRVVNMSSRAHLGNKGQTNYSASKAGVIGFSRSLAFELGKFGVTVNCIAPGVIATPGVTELPHYQTLVDRVAPTLPIPRLGTAEDVAGVAAFLASDDAAYVTAETIHVSGGRY from the coding sequence ATGCGACTCGCAGGCAAGGTGGCCCTGGTGACCGGGGCGGGGCAGGGACTCGGCGAAGCCATCGCGCAGCGGCTCGCGCGCGAGGGCGCCGCCGTCATGGTGAACGATCTGCGCGATGAGACCGCGGGGCGCACGGCCGAGGCGATCCGCGCCGCCGGCGGCCGCGCAGCGGTCTTCGCCGGCAGCGTGACCGATCCGGCGGTCGTGACGGCGCTCGTCGAGCGCACCGTCGCCGAGCTCGGCGGGCTCGACGTCCTCGTCAACAACGCCGGCATCACGCGCGACAAGCTGCTGCGCGACCTGACCATCGAGGACTTCGACGCCGTGCTGAACCTGAACCTGCGCGCCACGTTCCTCGTCTGCAAGGCGGCGACGCCGCACATGGTGAAGAAGGGCTGGGGCCGCGTCGTCAACATGAGCTCGCGCGCCCATCTCGGGAACAAGGGTCAGACGAACTACTCGGCGTCGAAGGCGGGCGTGATCGGCTTCTCGCGCTCGCTGGCGTTCGAGCTCGGCAAGTTCGGGGTGACGGTGAACTGCATCGCGCCGGGCGTCATCGCGACGCCGGGCGTCACCGAGCTGCCCCACTACCAGACGCTGGTCGATCGCGTCGCCCCGACCCTGCCGATCCCCCGCCTCGGCACCGCCGAGGACGTCGCCGGCGTGGCCGCGTTCCTCGCCAGCGACGACGCGGCCTACGTCACCGCCGAGACCATCCACGTGTCGGGCGGGCGCTACTGA
- a CDS encoding J domain-containing protein — translation MIRLLLVVAFILALVRVVRTLLRPRVPAPPPGAWDPWAVLGVPRGASRDEITRAHREQMKRYHPDRVADLGPELQQLAHEKTVALQRAYDELTRG, via the coding sequence GTGATCCGCCTTCTCCTCGTCGTCGCGTTCATCCTCGCGCTCGTCCGCGTCGTGCGGACCCTGCTCCGGCCGCGCGTCCCGGCCCCGCCGCCGGGTGCGTGGGACCCATGGGCCGTGCTCGGCGTGCCGCGCGGCGCGTCGCGTGACGAGATCACGCGCGCGCACCGCGAGCAGATGAAGCGCTATCATCCGGATCGCGTCGCCGACCTCGGGCCCGAGCTCCAGCAGCTCGCGCACGAGAAGACGGTCGCCCTCCAGCGCGCCTACGACGAGCTCACGCGGGGCTGA
- a CDS encoding bacteriocin family protein, whose product MEDLLRRHAPISSKAWELIDEQAKQALTPNLAARQVLDFVGPKGWRKSAVNLGRVKPLEGTAVDGVQGAIRQVQPLTELRSVFELSRQELETAERGAPDPDLEPLVQAAIRIARAEDKAVFHGWKAAGIEGIVDASPHAPITIPNDYEHYPRAVAEATRVLRMAGVGGTYAIALGPRCYTGLMQAMSRGGYPVLEVVRQVVGGPVVWAPSVDGAVVLTTRGGDFELTVGQDISIGYLHHSATSVCFYLLESMTFRVLTPEAAVWLKYA is encoded by the coding sequence ATGGAAGACCTCCTCCGACGCCACGCACCGATCTCGTCCAAGGCCTGGGAGCTGATCGACGAGCAGGCCAAGCAGGCCCTCACCCCGAACCTCGCCGCCCGCCAGGTGCTCGACTTCGTCGGCCCGAAGGGCTGGCGCAAGAGCGCCGTGAACCTCGGCCGCGTGAAGCCGCTCGAGGGCACGGCGGTCGACGGCGTACAGGGCGCGATCCGGCAGGTCCAGCCGCTCACCGAGCTGCGCTCGGTGTTCGAGCTGTCCCGCCAGGAGCTCGAGACCGCGGAGCGCGGCGCGCCGGATCCCGATCTCGAGCCCCTCGTGCAGGCCGCCATCCGTATCGCCCGCGCCGAGGACAAGGCCGTCTTCCACGGCTGGAAGGCCGCCGGCATCGAGGGCATCGTCGACGCGTCGCCGCACGCGCCGATCACGATCCCGAACGACTACGAGCACTATCCGCGCGCCGTCGCCGAAGCGACGCGCGTGCTGCGCATGGCCGGCGTCGGCGGCACGTACGCGATCGCGCTCGGGCCGCGCTGCTACACCGGCCTGATGCAGGCGATGAGCCGCGGCGGCTATCCGGTGCTCGAGGTCGTGCGCCAGGTGGTCGGCGGTCCGGTCGTCTGGGCGCCTTCGGTCGACGGCGCGGTCGTGCTCACCACGCGCGGCGGCGACTTCGAGCTCACCGTCGGCCAGGACATCTCGATCGGCTACCTGCACCACAGCGCCACGTCGGTCTGCTTCTACCTCCTCGAGAGCATGACGTTCCGTGTGCTCACGCCGGAGGCGGCCGTGTGGCTCAAGTACGCCTGA
- a CDS encoding prevent-host-death family protein, giving the protein MSACDRPRVDRVAQRAAALRRVRRGEPLEVTDRGRTVAILAPATTRNALDALDAAGRLTRGVGDLLELSPVRTPARPERPSTRLARLRDDER; this is encoded by the coding sequence ATTTCGGCCTGCGACCGGCCACGTGTAGACCGGGTTGCGCAGCGAGCAGCGGCTCTGCGGCGCGTCCGGCGTGGCGAGCCGCTCGAAGTCACCGACCGCGGCCGTACGGTGGCCATCCTGGCACCAGCCACGACGAGGAACGCGCTCGACGCACTCGATGCGGCGGGACGGCTCACCCGTGGCGTGGGAGACCTGCTCGAGCTGTCGCCGGTGCGCACGCCCGCGCGCCCGGAGCGACCGTCGACGCGGCTCGCTCGCCTGCGCGACGACGAACGCTGA
- a CDS encoding DUF59 domain-containing protein: MERIELTRDCEAVAIPAGHVVTIEQGTEAIITQALGGSWTLQIPALGGLYRIAGLDGDAIGKEPIAPVEHDADATLEDQVMAVLRTCYDPEIPVNIVDLGLIYDMAISPGDDGSQIDVKMTLTAPGCGMGGAIAADARQKLIALEGVADANVEIVWDPPWNPQMISPEGRERLGMA; encoded by the coding sequence ATGGAGCGCATCGAGCTCACGCGCGACTGCGAAGCGGTCGCGATCCCCGCCGGCCATGTCGTCACCATCGAGCAGGGCACCGAGGCCATCATCACGCAGGCGCTCGGCGGTTCGTGGACGCTTCAGATCCCCGCCCTGGGCGGCCTCTACCGCATCGCCGGCCTGGACGGCGACGCCATCGGCAAGGAGCCCATCGCCCCCGTCGAGCACGACGCCGACGCCACGCTCGAGGACCAGGTCATGGCGGTGCTGCGCACCTGCTACGACCCCGAGATCCCGGTGAACATCGTCGACCTCGGCCTGATCTACGACATGGCCATCTCGCCCGGCGACGACGGCAGCCAGATCGACGTCAAGATGACCCTCACCGCGCCCGGCTGCGGCATGGGCGGCGCGATCGCCGCCGACGCGCGCCAGAAGCTGATCGCGCTCGAGGGCGTCGCCGACGCGAACGTGGAGATCGTCTGGGACCCGCCGTGGAACCCGCAGATGATCTCGCCCGAGGGCCGCGAGCGCCTCGGGATGGCCTGA
- the hflC gene encoding protease modulator HflC, translating to MDRRWLVVGALVGGVVLAWNLCVFVVPQWMMAMVVQLGKPVRVVYEPGLYWKIPFVQSVSYFDKRLLDYDATPKELLTRDKQQLVVDNYVRWRILDPLQFFRTVRTESGAQSRLDDIVYSNLRETTGRHTLTEIVSGKRAGLMEEVTARSDEKAREYGIQIVDVRIKRADLPEKNEQNVFNRMRTERERLAKKYRAEGDEEARKIRSEADKEVQILLADARQTSEIARGTGDAQATRVFAEAYGRDPAFYEFQRTLEAYGKTLGENTTMIFSPDSEFFALLQRSAPSRSVQTPAAGR from the coding sequence ATGGATCGACGCTGGCTCGTCGTCGGGGCGCTCGTGGGCGGCGTCGTTCTCGCGTGGAACCTCTGCGTCTTCGTCGTGCCGCAGTGGATGATGGCGATGGTCGTCCAGCTCGGGAAGCCGGTGCGCGTCGTCTACGAGCCGGGGCTCTACTGGAAGATCCCGTTCGTGCAGAGCGTCAGCTACTTCGACAAGCGCCTGCTCGACTACGACGCCACGCCGAAGGAGCTGCTGACGCGCGACAAGCAGCAGCTCGTGGTCGACAACTACGTCCGCTGGCGCATCCTCGATCCGCTCCAGTTCTTCCGCACCGTGCGCACCGAGTCGGGGGCGCAGTCGCGGCTCGACGACATCGTCTACTCGAACCTCCGCGAGACGACCGGCCGGCACACGCTCACCGAGATCGTCAGCGGCAAGCGTGCGGGGCTGATGGAAGAGGTCACCGCGCGCAGCGACGAGAAGGCGCGCGAGTACGGCATCCAGATCGTCGACGTGCGCATCAAGCGCGCCGATCTGCCGGAGAAGAACGAGCAGAACGTCTTCAACCGCATGCGCACGGAGCGCGAGCGCCTGGCCAAGAAGTATCGCGCCGAGGGCGACGAGGAGGCGCGCAAGATCCGCTCGGAGGCCGACAAGGAGGTGCAGATCCTCCTCGCCGACGCGCGCCAGACCTCGGAGATCGCCCGCGGCACCGGCGACGCGCAGGCGACGCGCGTCTTCGCCGAGGCGTACGGCCGTGATCCCGCGTTCTACGAGTTCCAGCGCACGCTCGAGGCCTACGGCAAGACGCTCGGCGAGAACACGACGATGATCTTCTCGCCCGACAGCGAGTTCTTCGCGCTGCTCCAGCGCAGCGCGCCCAGCCGGTCCGTCCAGACGCCCGCCGCGGGCCGGTGA
- a CDS encoding acyl-CoA dehydrogenase family protein: protein MDLELSPEQTLLRDNARRFLEREIAPLVAAQEGQGALPDGIYARLVAPGFVGATVPAEHGGHGLDFTSYLVLVEELAYCWGSLRSSVTTHNMVAGIIADAAGGALRARFLPPLLDGRRIAFFGLTEPNVGSDASAVELVAREDGDAVCLSGTKTLITNGTIAQTGVVFARLGDQGPTAFLVDRDESPFEARALEKMGNLATPLAELSFDEVRVPKANLLGTPGKGLRVALAGLARGRCSVAFAAVGLARAALDAAVRYARERRQFGKTIGGFQLVQEMIAEMATLTDASRLMSYRAAAALEAGKKGILESSQAKLFATESGLRVAHLAIQVHGGYGYTREFPVERFYRDLRHLTLAEGTTQIQQLVIGRELLEIDAIR from the coding sequence ATGGACCTCGAGCTGAGCCCCGAGCAGACGCTCCTGCGCGACAACGCCCGCCGCTTCCTCGAGCGCGAGATCGCGCCGCTGGTCGCGGCCCAGGAGGGGCAGGGCGCGCTGCCCGACGGCATCTACGCGCGCCTGGTCGCGCCCGGGTTCGTCGGCGCCACGGTGCCGGCGGAGCACGGCGGGCACGGGCTCGACTTCACGTCGTACCTGGTGCTGGTCGAGGAGCTGGCCTACTGCTGGGGCTCGCTGCGCAGCTCGGTGACGACGCACAACATGGTCGCCGGCATCATCGCGGACGCCGCCGGCGGTGCGCTGCGCGCGCGCTTCCTGCCGCCGCTCCTCGACGGCCGCCGCATCGCCTTCTTCGGCCTCACCGAGCCGAACGTCGGCTCCGACGCCAGCGCCGTCGAGCTGGTCGCGCGCGAGGACGGCGACGCGGTGTGCCTGTCGGGCACGAAGACGCTCATCACCAACGGCACCATCGCGCAGACCGGCGTCGTCTTCGCGCGCCTCGGCGACCAGGGTCCGACGGCGTTCCTCGTCGACCGCGACGAGTCGCCGTTCGAGGCGCGCGCGCTCGAGAAGATGGGCAACCTGGCCACGCCGCTCGCCGAGCTGTCCTTCGATGAGGTGCGCGTGCCGAAGGCGAATCTCCTCGGCACGCCGGGCAAGGGCCTGCGGGTCGCGCTCGCGGGGCTGGCGCGCGGGCGCTGCTCGGTCGCATTCGCGGCCGTGGGGTTGGCGCGCGCCGCGCTCGACGCGGCGGTGCGCTATGCGCGCGAGCGCCGGCAGTTCGGCAAGACGATCGGCGGCTTTCAGCTGGTGCAGGAGATGATCGCCGAGATGGCGACGTTGACGGATGCGTCGCGTCTCATGAGCTATCGCGCCGCGGCGGCGCTGGAAGCGGGGAAGAAAGGCATCCTCGAGTCGTCGCAGGCGAAGCTGTTCGCCACCGAGTCGGGGTTGCGCGTCGCCCACCTCGCGATCCAGGTGCACGGCGGCTACGGCTATACGCGCGAGTTCCCCGTCGAGCGCTTCTACCGCGACCTGCGCCACCTGACGCTGGCCGAGGGCACGACGCAGATCCAGCAGCTCGTCATCGGCCGCGAGCTGCTCGAGATCGACGCCATTCGCTAG
- a CDS encoding LysR family transcriptional regulator, translating into MDLTAVTLTELRYVVAIAETGHFGRAAAHCHVTQPTLSAQVRKLEDNLGVRLFERGKRVRPTPAGERVVERARAMLAELEALGDVARGHAEPLVGPLRLGIIPTLGPYLLPWLLPRLADAFPKLRPVVREGLTATLVDDLLAHRLDAGLLALPLEAPGIVATPLFREPFWAALPPGHALAGRRRVREADLAGSRLLLLDEGHCLRDQALAVCGDADGRRDGDDFRATSLETLRHLVAADLGVTLLPALALRAHDGTVTRPLAGAHAGRTIGLAWRRSFPRADALDALATFVRTTPPPGVRAIRV; encoded by the coding sequence ATGGACCTGACCGCCGTCACGCTCACCGAGCTGCGCTACGTCGTCGCGATCGCCGAGACGGGGCACTTCGGGCGCGCCGCCGCGCACTGCCACGTCACCCAGCCGACGCTCAGCGCGCAGGTGAGGAAGCTCGAGGACAACCTCGGCGTGCGCCTCTTCGAACGTGGCAAGCGGGTGCGGCCGACGCCGGCGGGCGAGCGGGTGGTCGAGCGCGCGCGCGCCATGCTGGCCGAGCTCGAGGCGCTGGGTGACGTCGCACGCGGGCATGCCGAGCCGCTCGTCGGCCCGCTGCGCCTCGGCATCATCCCGACGCTCGGGCCGTACCTGCTGCCCTGGCTGCTGCCGCGTCTGGCCGACGCCTTCCCGAAGCTGCGGCCCGTCGTTCGCGAGGGCCTGACGGCCACCCTCGTCGACGATCTGCTGGCGCACCGCCTCGACGCCGGCCTCCTGGCCCTCCCGCTCGAGGCGCCGGGCATCGTCGCGACGCCGCTCTTCCGGGAGCCGTTTTGGGCGGCACTGCCGCCCGGACATGCACTGGCGGGACGGCGGCGCGTGCGCGAGGCCGACCTCGCCGGCAGCCGCCTGCTGCTGCTCGACGAGGGGCACTGCCTGCGCGACCAGGCCCTCGCGGTCTGCGGCGACGCCGACGGCCGGCGCGATGGCGACGACTTCCGCGCCACCAGCCTCGAGACCCTGCGGCATCTGGTCGCGGCCGATCTGGGCGTCACGCTGCTGCCTGCGTTGGCATTGCGTGCCCACGACGGCACCGTCACGCGCCCGCTCGCCGGCGCGCACGCCGGCCGCACCATCGGCCTCGCCTGGCGGCGCAGCTTCCCACGTGCGGACGCGCTCGACGCGCTCGCGACCTTCGTGCGCACGACGCCGCCTCCCGGCGTGCGCGCGATCCGCGTCTAG
- a CDS encoding 3D domain-containing protein yields the protein MQNDWGHAVVIDPRELTGLRDEVARLRRQSRRRAVLAVALASGLGLAAASSTAWGLRLEAVLDTTNEEHATCRAALEPSQAALAALARSQDSILSATQQAPSVGTKSWGRRFTVTKYIPRHPDYGKFNDGFTATMKKADPKERIVAVDPKLIPYGSWVWIEGLGWYRAEDCGGAIKGFRLDVLTATTADAMEYGKQDRFVLVVPPAGETEAAS from the coding sequence ATGCAGAACGACTGGGGACATGCCGTCGTCATCGACCCGCGCGAGCTCACGGGCCTGCGCGACGAGGTCGCGCGTCTGCGCCGCCAGAGCCGGCGGCGCGCGGTGCTGGCCGTCGCGCTGGCGAGCGGGCTCGGGCTCGCCGCGGCGTCGAGCACGGCCTGGGGCCTGCGCCTCGAGGCGGTGCTCGACACCACGAACGAAGAGCACGCCACGTGCCGCGCGGCGCTCGAGCCGTCGCAGGCAGCGCTGGCCGCGCTCGCGCGCAGCCAGGACTCGATCCTCTCCGCCACGCAGCAGGCGCCGTCGGTCGGCACGAAGTCGTGGGGCCGGCGCTTCACGGTGACGAAGTACATCCCGAGACACCCCGACTATGGGAAGTTCAACGACGGCTTCACCGCGACGATGAAGAAGGCCGACCCCAAGGAGCGCATCGTCGCCGTCGACCCGAAGCTGATCCCCTACGGCTCGTGGGTATGGATCGAGGGCCTCGGCTGGTACAGGGCCGAGGACTGCGGCGGCGCCATCAAGGGCTTCCGCCTCGACGTCCTCACCGCGACCACCGCCGACGCGATGGAGTACGGCAAGCAGGACCGCTTCGTGCTCGTGGTGCCGCCGGCGGGCGAGACCGAGGCGGCGAGCTAG
- a CDS encoding ferritin has protein sequence MPASDRLHEQRLRPETIDRHRAIASLGEELEAVDWYDQRVDATDDDALKAILAHNRDEEKEHAAMTLEWLRRRDPKLDEVLRTYLFTEGSILAVEKATEHGGGDDGDEAGGAAGDGSLGIGSLKHLHAR, from the coding sequence ATGCCCGCGAGCGACCGACTGCACGAGCAGCGCCTGCGCCCGGAGACCATCGATCGCCATCGCGCGATCGCGTCCCTGGGCGAGGAGCTCGAGGCCGTCGATTGGTACGACCAGCGCGTCGACGCCACCGACGACGACGCGCTGAAGGCGATCCTCGCCCACAACCGTGACGAGGAGAAGGAGCACGCCGCCATGACGCTGGAGTGGCTCCGGCGTCGAGACCCCAAGCTGGACGAGGTGCTGCGCACCTATCTGTTCACCGAGGGCTCCATCCTGGCGGTGGAGAAAGCGACCGAGCACGGCGGCGGAGACGACGGCGACGAAGCCGGCGGCGCCGCGGGCGACGGCTCCCTCGGCATCGGCAGCCTCAAGCACCTCCACGCGAGATAG